In Paralcaligenes sp. KSB-10, the following are encoded in one genomic region:
- a CDS encoding sulfatase-like hydrolase/transferase, which translates to MKPSNLVIVMSDEHNPKVMGCAGHPVVNTPNLDALAKSGTRFSSAYTTSPVCIPARAAFACGKYINQIGFWDNADAYDGSIPSWHHLLRQRQHDVVSIGKLHFKLPGEDHGFTEEQIPMHIIDGKGDLMGLIRDDLPRRGGAKKMAAMAGPGESSYTFYDREIAARAQVWLREQGTRAHDKPWVLFVSFVAPHFPLTAPPEHYYRYWNQDLPMPKLYAREQRPTHPYLEDYRNSFCYDDYFESEKDVKRALAGYFGLVSFLDENIGKIVNVLDETGLRSNTQIIYTSDHGDNLGARGLWGKSTMYDEIAGVPLIMSGPGVPVDTRIDTPVSHVDCFPTILENAGVAFDTVRDGHPGVNLYEIAHGAEPERTILSEYHGMGSTTGAFAVRMGRYKYIYYPKYTPQLFDLEQDPDETKDLSADPAYAETLRQCHQKLLTVCNPDEVDRRAKQRQADLLNENGGRQAVISRGDLGFTPAPGCAADFQ; encoded by the coding sequence ATGAAACCTTCAAACCTCGTCATCGTCATGTCCGATGAACACAATCCAAAGGTAATGGGCTGTGCGGGCCATCCGGTCGTCAATACGCCGAATCTCGATGCTCTGGCAAAAAGCGGCACGCGGTTTTCCAGCGCCTACACAACCAGCCCGGTATGCATTCCGGCCCGCGCCGCTTTTGCTTGCGGAAAGTATATTAATCAAATCGGATTCTGGGATAACGCGGACGCCTACGACGGCTCGATCCCAAGCTGGCACCATTTGCTGCGCCAGCGCCAACATGATGTGGTATCCATCGGCAAACTGCACTTCAAACTTCCCGGCGAAGATCACGGCTTTACCGAAGAACAGATCCCCATGCACATAATCGACGGCAAAGGCGATCTTATGGGGCTCATCAGAGACGACTTGCCCAGGCGCGGAGGAGCCAAGAAAATGGCCGCCATGGCAGGCCCCGGAGAAAGCTCCTATACCTTTTACGACCGCGAAATTGCCGCCCGCGCCCAGGTCTGGCTGCGAGAACAAGGCACTCGCGCACACGATAAACCCTGGGTACTGTTCGTATCGTTCGTAGCCCCTCATTTTCCGCTTACCGCCCCACCCGAGCACTATTACCGGTACTGGAACCAGGACCTTCCCATGCCCAAACTTTATGCGCGGGAACAACGCCCTACCCATCCCTATCTCGAGGATTACCGCAACAGCTTCTGCTACGACGACTATTTTGAATCGGAAAAAGATGTGAAGCGTGCTCTGGCCGGCTATTTCGGGCTGGTGTCCTTTCTTGACGAAAACATCGGAAAAATTGTCAATGTCCTGGATGAAACAGGCCTGCGCAGCAATACCCAAATAATTTATACCAGCGATCACGGCGACAACCTCGGCGCACGAGGCCTATGGGGCAAATCGACCATGTATGACGAAATCGCAGGTGTACCGCTGATCATGAGCGGCCCCGGGGTTCCCGTCGACACTCGGATCGACACACCGGTTAGCCATGTCGATTGCTTCCCCACGATTCTGGAAAACGCCGGGGTGGCATTTGACACCGTCCGCGACGGGCACCCCGGAGTCAATCTGTACGAAATTGCACACGGCGCCGAGCCTGAAAGAACGATCCTCTCGGAATACCACGGAATGGGCTCTACAACGGGAGCATTCGCCGTCAGGATGGGACGATATAAATATATTTATTACCCAAAATATACGCCGCAGCTATTCGATCTGGAGCAGGATCCCGATGAAACCAAGGATTTGTCCGCGGATCCCGCCTATGCGGAAACATTGCGGCAATGCCATCAGAAGCTTTTGACGGTGTGCAATCCCGACGAAGTCGACAGGCGCGCCAAGCAGCGCCAGGCGGATCTGTTGAACGAAAACGGCGGCAGGCAAGCCGTTATAAGCCGCGGAGATCTGGGATTTACACCGGCACCCGGCTGTGCCGCCGACTTTCAATAG
- a CDS encoding ABC transporter substrate-binding protein: MKRLLLGALTAGVLAAAGVAHAETLNIGFADPVSSLDPQLNNFAGDRSVDLHFFDLLTQIRDNRVKPALAESWKALDDKTWEFKLRPDVKWSDGTPFTADDIVFSYKRAKNVPGTVATFAGYLRTVASAEAKDPHTLIVKTTVPNPDLPLNLASVHIVSKHIGETANTEDYNSGKAVVGTGPYKLVSYTPGDRVIMTRNDNYWGSKQPWDKVNYRYINNAASRTAALLSGDVDVIDKVSVSDIPRLKKSPKVTLFPYDGLRVMLLQPSFRKGPNPFITDNNGKELAENPLLDVRVREALSMAINRKAIVDRILQDAATVANQWMPKDTFGYNPELKDIPFDPAKAKALLKEAGFPDGFKLTMHVPSDRYPLGPETAQAAAQFWARIGVKTKVEVVPWAVYAGKAKKNEYAMSMIAWGNGTGEASYALVNILATVTPGKGLGASNWGHYSSAAVDADLQKATVEFDLDKREAILRESAKTVMGDVGILPLYHYKNIWAAKKGLKVVPWTSDRTVAMMVSKADDKK, encoded by the coding sequence ATGAAACGACTTTTGCTTGGCGCATTGACCGCCGGAGTATTGGCTGCGGCCGGTGTGGCCCACGCCGAGACCTTGAATATCGGATTTGCCGATCCCGTATCGTCACTGGACCCGCAGTTGAATAATTTCGCGGGCGATCGTTCCGTCGATCTGCATTTTTTTGATCTGCTGACGCAAATCCGGGACAACCGGGTCAAGCCGGCGCTGGCGGAAAGCTGGAAGGCACTTGATGATAAAACCTGGGAATTCAAGCTGCGCCCCGATGTGAAATGGTCGGACGGTACGCCGTTCACCGCGGATGATATTGTGTTTTCCTATAAGCGCGCAAAAAACGTACCGGGCACGGTTGCCACGTTCGCGGGCTATCTGCGCACGGTCGCCTCCGCCGAAGCCAAAGACCCGCATACCCTGATAGTCAAAACTACGGTCCCCAATCCGGACCTGCCCTTGAATTTGGCGTCGGTTCATATTGTCAGCAAGCATATCGGCGAAACGGCAAACACCGAAGACTACAACAGCGGCAAGGCGGTTGTCGGCACGGGGCCTTATAAACTGGTTTCATATACACCGGGCGATCGCGTCATCATGACGCGCAACGACAATTACTGGGGCAGCAAACAGCCCTGGGACAAAGTGAACTATCGCTATATCAACAATGCGGCGTCGCGCACGGCGGCCTTGCTGTCGGGCGATGTCGATGTGATCGACAAGGTGTCGGTGTCGGATATTCCGCGCCTCAAGAAATCGCCCAAGGTAACGCTGTTTCCTTACGATGGCTTGCGTGTGATGCTGCTGCAGCCCAGTTTCCGGAAAGGCCCCAACCCATTCATTACCGACAACAATGGCAAGGAACTGGCGGAAAATCCCTTGCTGGACGTGCGTGTCCGGGAAGCCTTGTCGATGGCGATCAACCGCAAGGCGATTGTCGACCGGATTCTGCAGGATGCTGCAACGGTGGCCAATCAGTGGATGCCCAAGGACACCTTCGGCTATAACCCGGAACTCAAAGACATTCCCTTCGATCCGGCCAAGGCCAAGGCGCTTTTAAAAGAAGCGGGTTTTCCCGACGGCTTCAAGCTCACCATGCATGTGCCCTCGGACCGCTATCCTCTGGGGCCTGAAACAGCGCAGGCCGCGGCCCAGTTCTGGGCGCGCATCGGAGTCAAAACCAAGGTTGAGGTAGTGCCATGGGCCGTTTACGCCGGCAAGGCCAAAAAGAACGAGTACGCCATGAGCATGATAGCCTGGGGCAACGGCACGGGCGAAGCCAGCTATGCGCTGGTGAACATCCTGGCAACCGTCACACCCGGCAAGGGCCTGGGCGCATCGAACTGGGGACACTACAGCAGCGCTGCGGTGGATGCCGATTTACAAAAAGCCACTGTGGAGTTCGACCTGGACAAGCGCGAAGCGATCTTGCGCGAGTCGGCCAAGACAGTCATGGGTGATGTCGGTATTTTGCCTCTTTATCATTACAAGAACATATGGGCGGCCAAAAAGGGCTTGAAAGTGGTGCCGTGGACCAGCGATCGCACGGTTGCGATGATGGTCAGCAAGGCTGATGACAAAAAGTAG
- a CDS encoding ABC transporter ATP-binding protein: MTSPVPLIELRGVSHRFGEQPAGVVKRALMRAGLADEPSVTHAVDGVDLAIRPGEVVGLVGESGCGKSTLGRIAAGLLKPSEGTLKINGVAPQAMNAQDARQARLKIQMIFQDPYASLNPRMRVAEIIGEAARIHGLVSAGELDAYVCSQLERAGLDPALRGRYPHQFSGGQRQRIGIARALAVNPDMLVCDEAVAALDVSIQAQILNLFMDLREQLKLTYLFISHDLGVVEHLSDRVVVMYLGRIVETASVQEIFQKPAHPYTQALLDEVPRIDVRGKTYTAIKGEIPSPLAPPSGCHFHPRCPYAMERCKIEVPILKGIGANHLSACHLNDNN, encoded by the coding sequence ATGACCTCGCCCGTTCCTCTGATCGAACTGCGCGGTGTCAGCCATCGCTTTGGCGAGCAGCCCGCGGGAGTTGTCAAACGCGCGCTGATGCGGGCCGGACTGGCCGACGAGCCCTCGGTCACCCATGCGGTCGATGGCGTTGACCTGGCCATCCGTCCTGGCGAAGTGGTCGGCCTGGTGGGCGAGTCCGGCTGCGGCAAGTCGACGCTTGGGCGCATTGCGGCCGGCCTGCTCAAGCCCAGCGAGGGAACGCTGAAAATCAACGGTGTGGCGCCGCAAGCCATGAATGCGCAGGACGCCAGGCAAGCCCGCCTGAAAATCCAGATGATTTTCCAGGATCCTTATGCCAGCCTTAACCCGCGCATGCGCGTGGCCGAAATTATCGGTGAAGCGGCGCGCATACACGGACTGGTTTCCGCTGGAGAACTGGATGCGTATGTATGCTCGCAGCTTGAACGGGCAGGCCTGGACCCAGCCCTGCGCGGGCGTTATCCCCATCAGTTCAGCGGAGGGCAGCGCCAGCGCATCGGTATTGCCCGTGCTTTGGCCGTTAATCCCGACATGCTGGTATGCGACGAGGCCGTGGCGGCGCTCGATGTATCGATCCAGGCGCAGATTCTGAATCTGTTCATGGATTTGCGTGAACAATTAAAGCTGACGTACCTGTTCATCAGCCATGATCTGGGCGTGGTGGAACATTTGTCCGATCGCGTGGTTGTCATGTACCTGGGCCGTATTGTAGAGACGGCATCGGTACAGGAGATCTTTCAGAAGCCCGCGCATCCCTATACCCAAGCCTTGCTCGACGAGGTGCCGCGCATAGACGTGCGGGGTAAAACCTATACGGCAATCAAGGGGGAGATTCCCAGCCCTCTGGCGCCTCCGTCGGGATGCCATTTCCACCCCCGCTGTCCTTACGCCATGGAGCGATGCAAGATCGAAGTGCCCATACTGAAAGGCATAGGGGCGAATCACCTGAGTGCCTGTCATCTCAACGACAACAACTGA
- a CDS encoding GntR family transcriptional regulator, translating to MNQPSSFFLDDLSRRISHYIRPGIPKYMALRDAITNGVATGALVPGTRLPTEVQWAAELPLSLGTIQRALRMLAEDGVVVRQQGNGTFIAGRGESAMHAPMHCRFINDDGTGYLPVHPKVVARYALDTPGAWMNHLVCTKVLCIERVLAIGNEFSVFSRFYMDPDRIPAFLNLSLKQLSSENFKEIIMQETKQVMGRINQFMVRVKFEPEVCKLLGVSLKTIGQCLKIYAFVGSNSPIYYQELFIPPNDRTLHFPSNGRDQGLLEQ from the coding sequence ATGAATCAACCTTCAAGTTTTTTTCTAGACGACCTGAGTCGCCGCATATCGCATTACATTCGGCCCGGCATTCCCAAATACATGGCCTTGCGCGATGCCATCACGAATGGCGTGGCTACCGGAGCGTTGGTGCCGGGCACCCGGCTACCCACCGAGGTGCAGTGGGCGGCGGAGCTGCCATTGAGTCTGGGCACCATACAGCGGGCCTTGAGAATGCTGGCTGAAGATGGCGTCGTGGTGCGCCAGCAGGGCAACGGAACATTTATTGCCGGACGTGGTGAAAGCGCCATGCATGCCCCCATGCATTGCCGCTTCATCAATGATGACGGCACCGGGTATTTGCCGGTGCACCCCAAAGTGGTGGCCCGCTATGCGCTGGATACTCCAGGCGCATGGATGAATCATCTGGTTTGTACCAAGGTGCTTTGCATAGAGCGCGTCCTGGCCATTGGCAATGAGTTTTCCGTTTTTTCGCGTTTCTATATGGATCCGGACCGTATTCCCGCTTTCTTGAATTTATCGCTTAAACAGCTTTCGTCGGAAAATTTCAAAGAAATAATCATGCAGGAAACAAAGCAGGTAATGGGCCGCATCAATCAATTCATGGTACGGGTGAAGTTCGAGCCCGAGGTCTGCAAATTGCTGGGTGTTTCCTTGAAAACGATAGGCCAGTGCTTGAAAATATATGCGTTTGTCGGGAGCAATAGTCCAATTTACTATCAGGAACTGTTTATCCCGCCTAACGACCGTACTTTGCATTTTCCCAGTAATGGCCGTGACCAAGGCTTGCTTGAACAGTAG
- a CDS encoding tripartite tricarboxylate transporter substrate binding protein, giving the protein MQFKKTIFNALKLILLTGLLTPAIAAEPWPTHPVRVIVPYPAGGGVDFVARLISLELSKKTGQSFIIENRSGASGTIGAQAVAQSAPDGYTVLIASPAEVLVGQIAGQHTPYNPQTDLVPVTLAGETPLAIVVNPATPANSLSELIALAKKDPTRLSYGSPGAGSSMQFAGESLNLNAHTSILHVPYKGAAPCISDLLGNQIPIAIVGMPPVITQHKTGKLKILAVTSDHRSSALPDVPAVDELPGFSGYRFTNWMGVYVPKGTPQPIVDKLAKLVGEVVHQNGTNQQLRDQGVEPVGNTPAEFTQFLQAERSRYEAVKEKSHIKVN; this is encoded by the coding sequence ATGCAATTCAAAAAAACAATATTCAATGCCCTTAAACTGATTCTGCTCACCGGCCTGCTTACACCGGCAATCGCGGCCGAACCCTGGCCAACACATCCCGTTCGCGTCATTGTTCCCTACCCGGCTGGCGGAGGCGTGGATTTCGTGGCCAGGCTCATCTCGCTGGAGTTATCAAAAAAAACCGGCCAAAGCTTCATAATAGAAAACCGCTCCGGGGCGTCGGGCACAATAGGCGCCCAAGCGGTTGCCCAAAGTGCGCCGGATGGATACACCGTGCTAATCGCGTCCCCCGCCGAAGTGCTGGTGGGCCAGATCGCCGGGCAACATACCCCCTATAACCCGCAAACCGATCTGGTGCCTGTGACTCTTGCTGGTGAAACACCCTTGGCCATTGTCGTCAACCCCGCCACACCGGCCAATTCCCTAAGTGAATTAATAGCCTTGGCCAAGAAAGATCCAACACGGCTGTCTTATGGCTCACCCGGCGCCGGCAGCTCGATGCAATTCGCGGGCGAATCCTTGAACCTCAATGCTCATACGTCCATACTGCATGTACCGTACAAAGGCGCAGCGCCCTGCATATCCGATTTATTGGGCAACCAGATCCCCATAGCCATTGTAGGCATGCCGCCAGTCATTACCCAGCATAAAACCGGGAAACTGAAAATCCTGGCTGTGACCAGCGATCATCGCTCCAGCGCCTTGCCCGACGTTCCCGCCGTGGATGAATTGCCGGGGTTTTCCGGATATCGCTTCACCAACTGGATGGGTGTGTATGTACCCAAAGGTACACCTCAACCCATTGTCGATAAACTGGCGAAGCTTGTCGGCGAAGTCGTTCATCAGAACGGAACCAACCAGCAATTGCGCGATCAAGGCGTGGAGCCCGTAGGCAATACCCCAGCCGAATTCACCCAATTTCTGCAGGCGGAGCGAAGCAGGTACGAGGCCGTCAAGGAAAAAAGCCATATAAAGGTGAACTGA
- a CDS encoding acyl-CoA thioesterase/bile acid-CoA:amino acid N-acyltransferase family protein: protein MAQARLTITPADDLIDVARRIRLEHVAPNAAVTISTQTRRAHGVVWRSSACFQADAHGVVDLTESAPLSGDYSGVSAMGLIWSQCPQQDGAREVFPLDVSEALLTRINVEVNGVELTGILTQHLMAPGVTREEIRSEGLVGTLFKPASPGPHPAVMILNGSGGGANEPRAALYASRGYIAFALAYFKAPGLSDYISNTPLEYFKKGLDWLRKTQRPENDFVALNGQSRGGELVLLLASIYPKDVSAVVAYVPGAVVHSGQNAADPKVGRDGPAWLLNGKPVVHVWENNRTASWAPFDQGPAPHRHERAILTALQDPQAVERARIPVEKIQAPIILLSATDDGSWPSSRYSRMVVESLKAHQYPYDVQWVDTEGGGHAIVFPYIPTTQVVYSHPVSGKVSTGGGQPRPNADSDEASWNRIKLFLDEAVRNHAAANQQR, encoded by the coding sequence ATGGCTCAAGCACGTTTGACAATCACCCCAGCCGACGATCTGATCGACGTGGCGCGTCGAATCCGGCTTGAGCATGTTGCTCCGAATGCGGCAGTCACAATCAGCACGCAGACGCGCCGGGCGCATGGGGTGGTCTGGCGCAGCAGTGCCTGTTTTCAGGCGGACGCACACGGCGTTGTCGATCTGACCGAGTCGGCGCCCTTATCGGGCGACTATTCCGGCGTGTCCGCCATGGGCCTCATATGGTCGCAATGCCCCCAGCAGGACGGAGCCCGCGAGGTGTTTCCGCTGGATGTCTCCGAGGCATTGCTTACTCGCATCAACGTCGAGGTCAATGGTGTCGAGTTGACAGGCATCCTGACACAGCATCTGATGGCGCCCGGCGTTACGCGCGAGGAAATTCGCAGTGAAGGGCTGGTGGGAACGTTGTTCAAGCCGGCTTCGCCAGGCCCACATCCGGCGGTCATGATCCTTAATGGCTCGGGCGGTGGGGCCAATGAGCCGCGCGCCGCTTTGTATGCATCGAGAGGCTATATCGCTTTTGCCCTGGCGTATTTCAAGGCGCCCGGTTTGTCCGACTATATTTCCAATACACCCCTGGAATATTTCAAGAAGGGCCTGGACTGGCTGAGAAAAACGCAGCGCCCGGAAAACGATTTCGTTGCACTTAATGGGCAGTCCCGTGGGGGAGAGCTTGTACTGCTATTGGCGTCGATTTACCCCAAAGATGTCTCGGCGGTGGTAGCCTACGTGCCCGGAGCCGTGGTGCACAGTGGACAAAATGCCGCGGACCCCAAAGTCGGGCGCGATGGCCCGGCCTGGTTATTGAACGGCAAACCTGTCGTGCATGTATGGGAAAATAACCGTACCGCAAGCTGGGCGCCGTTCGACCAGGGGCCCGCTCCGCACCGGCATGAGCGAGCAATCCTGACCGCGCTGCAGGATCCGCAGGCTGTCGAGCGAGCCCGTATCCCGGTTGAAAAAATTCAAGCTCCGATCATCCTGTTGTCGGCTACCGATGATGGCTCCTGGCCTTCAAGCCGCTATAGCAGAATGGTGGTGGAATCCCTGAAAGCGCATCAGTATCCCTACGATGTGCAGTGGGTTGATACCGAGGGTGGAGGGCATGCCATAGTGTTTCCGTATATTCCCACCACTCAGGTGGTGTATAGCCACCCCGTATCGGGCAAAGTCAGCACGGGCGGAGGGCAGCCCAGGCCGAACGCCGATTCCGACGAAGCGTCATGGAATCGGATTAAACTGTTTCTGGATGAGGCTGTGAGGAATCACGCCGCTGCAAACCAGCAACGATAA
- the recJ gene encoding single-stranded-DNA-specific exonuclease RecJ produces MVTPRLSTRPAQDQAARTLEAAGIHPLLARLWASRGVRNATETLLAWSALVPPGQLTQGEHAARLLADAISDQKRLLIIADYDCDGATACAVGIRALRSMGAKVDFLVPNRFETGYGLSPAVVELAVRHPSGKPDILITVDNGIASVDGVAAARASGIDVIITDHHLPGDTLPDALAIVNPNQPGCGFPSKNLAGVGVIFYLMLALRAELRTRGIYAANAGPRLDALADLVALGTVADVVKLDANNRLLVTQGLQKMRSGRMHAGVRALFAVAAREPNQASAFDLGFAIGPRINAAGRLADMSLGINCLICDDESEALRLARELDAINHERRAIETTMREEALATMELPETEIRAGVCVYDPQWHQGVVGLVASKLKEAYWRPTFAFARSATGELRGSGRSIPDVHLRDVLDLVSKRHPGIIIKFGGHAMAAGLTLREDAYPVFIDGFDEAVRELCGRASFDPLIETDGSLETGYANAEVAGLLQQQVWGAGFPAPIFRDTFYVRQQRLLKDKHLKLALERGHQHFDAIWFGHADMLPEHIDVAYRLDQNVWNGKVSVQLIVEYACGVGADSSS; encoded by the coding sequence GTGGTCACCCCTAGATTAAGCACCCGGCCGGCTCAGGACCAGGCAGCCCGAACACTCGAAGCGGCGGGCATACATCCTTTGCTCGCGCGGCTCTGGGCCTCCAGAGGGGTCAGGAACGCCACCGAAACCTTGCTGGCCTGGTCTGCCTTGGTGCCGCCCGGGCAACTGACCCAGGGCGAGCATGCCGCCAGGCTGCTGGCCGATGCCATCAGCGACCAAAAGCGATTGCTCATTATTGCCGACTATGATTGCGATGGAGCAACGGCATGCGCGGTGGGCATCCGGGCCTTGCGCAGCATGGGCGCCAAAGTTGACTTCCTGGTCCCCAACCGGTTCGAAACCGGCTACGGGCTTTCACCCGCGGTCGTCGAACTGGCGGTGCGCCATCCCAGCGGCAAGCCCGATATCCTGATTACTGTCGACAACGGCATCGCCAGCGTGGATGGCGTTGCCGCCGCCCGGGCATCAGGCATCGACGTCATCATCACCGACCATCATTTGCCGGGCGACACCCTGCCCGACGCGCTGGCCATCGTCAATCCCAACCAGCCGGGCTGCGGCTTCCCGTCCAAGAACCTGGCTGGCGTGGGCGTCATTTTCTATCTGATGCTGGCCCTGCGCGCCGAATTGCGAACCCGCGGCATCTATGCCGCCAACGCCGGACCCAGGCTCGATGCGCTGGCCGATCTGGTCGCGCTGGGCACCGTAGCCGACGTCGTCAAGCTCGACGCCAATAATCGCCTGCTGGTCACGCAGGGCCTGCAAAAAATGCGCTCCGGCCGCATGCACGCCGGCGTGCGCGCCCTGTTCGCCGTGGCGGCTCGCGAACCGAACCAGGCCAGCGCCTTCGACCTGGGATTCGCCATCGGTCCGCGCATCAATGCGGCCGGACGTCTGGCCGATATGAGTCTGGGTATCAACTGCCTGATTTGCGACGACGAAAGCGAAGCGCTGAGGCTCGCCCGCGAGCTCGACGCCATCAATCACGAGCGGCGCGCCATTGAGACCACCATGCGCGAAGAAGCCCTGGCCACCATGGAGCTTCCTGAAACGGAAATCCGCGCCGGCGTATGCGTTTACGACCCTCAATGGCACCAGGGTGTGGTCGGACTCGTGGCATCGAAGCTCAAAGAAGCCTATTGGCGCCCTACTTTCGCTTTTGCCCGTTCCGCCACCGGCGAACTGCGCGGCTCGGGCCGTTCGATTCCCGATGTGCATCTGCGCGATGTCCTCGACCTGGTATCCAAACGCCATCCCGGCATCATCATCAAATTCGGCGGTCACGCCATGGCCGCCGGGCTGACCTTGCGCGAAGACGCTTACCCGGTTTTTATCGACGGCTTCGATGAAGCCGTCAGAGAGCTTTGCGGCCGCGCTTCCTTCGACCCGTTGATCGAAACCGACGGCTCGCTGGAAACCGGTTATGCCAATGCCGAAGTCGCCGGGCTGCTGCAGCAACAGGTTTGGGGAGCCGGCTTCCCGGCCCCCATCTTTCGCGACACTTTTTACGTGCGCCAGCAGCGCCTGCTGAAAGACAAGCATCTGAAGCTGGCGCTGGAACGCGGCCATCAACACTTCGATGCGATCTGGTTCGGCCACGCCGACATGCTGCCCGAGCACATCGATGTCGCGTACCGCCTGGATCAGAACGTCTGGAATGGCAAGGTGTCGGTGCAACTGATCGTGGAATATGCCTGCGGGGTGGGCGCTGACTCGAGCTCCTGA
- a CDS encoding DsbA family oxidoreductase, whose product MTTRLKIDFVSDVSCPWCAVGLSSLERALGRLGDQVSVDLHFQPFELNPQMSPKGQDIVEHLSQKYGSTPEQIAHNGEAIRARGAEVGFTFGLGKRSRIYNTFDAHRLLHWAELEGRQAALKHALFQAYFTDGEDPSAHEVLVRLAARVGLDAERAQEILSSDTYADEVRSREHFYLEQGINSVPAVIINDRHLIQGGQPVEVFEQALRQIAAGQG is encoded by the coding sequence ATGACTACCCGGCTCAAGATAGATTTTGTTTCCGATGTGTCCTGCCCGTGGTGTGCGGTCGGGCTGAGTTCGCTTGAAAGAGCGCTGGGCCGCCTGGGCGATCAGGTAAGCGTCGACTTGCATTTCCAGCCCTTCGAACTTAACCCGCAGATGTCGCCCAAGGGCCAGGATATCGTCGAGCACCTGAGCCAGAAGTACGGTTCGACGCCCGAGCAGATTGCGCACAACGGCGAGGCGATCCGTGCCCGCGGGGCCGAGGTGGGATTCACTTTTGGCCTCGGCAAGCGCAGCCGTATCTACAATACCTTCGATGCCCACCGCCTGCTGCATTGGGCGGAACTTGAAGGCCGCCAGGCGGCTCTGAAGCATGCCTTGTTTCAGGCCTATTTTACCGACGGCGAGGATCCGAGCGCGCACGAAGTACTGGTGCGCCTGGCGGCCAGGGTTGGCCTGGATGCGGAGCGAGCCCAGGAAATCCTGTCGTCGGACACATATGCCGACGAGGTGCGTAGCCGCGAGCATTTTTACCTTGAGCAAGGCATCAATTCTGTGCCGGCAGTGATTATCAACGATCGCCATTTGATCCAGGGTGGGCAGCCTGTCGAGGTGTTCGAGCAGGCCTTGCGTCAGATCGCAGCCGGCCAGGGCTGA
- a CDS encoding ABC transporter ATP-binding protein, with amino-acid sequence MSAEILLDVRGLRTHFFTRAGAVAAVDDVSFQLERGRILGLVGESGSGKSVTGFSIMGLVDEPGRIVAGEILFNGQDLTRLPEKQLQHIRGNRIAMIFQDPMMTLNPVLRVDVQMIETVQAHSKVGKAQARELARDTLGMMGISSPEERLMAYPHQLSGGMRQRVAIAIALLHKPELIIADEPTTALDVTIQGQILSEVQNLTRRNGTALIWITHDLSVVAGLADEIAVMYAGRIVEQGSVAEVLDHSLHPYTLGLLNSLPSNNRHGQRLNQIPGMTPDLLALPAGCAFSNRCARRTEACGQPPALTTFSRGRAVRCFHPSSHEVGA; translated from the coding sequence ATGAGCGCGGAAATACTTCTGGATGTGCGTGGTTTGCGCACCCATTTTTTTACTCGTGCGGGCGCGGTGGCGGCGGTCGACGATGTGTCCTTCCAATTGGAGCGCGGCAGAATTCTCGGCCTGGTGGGCGAGTCCGGTTCCGGCAAATCGGTAACCGGATTCTCGATCATGGGGCTGGTCGACGAACCCGGGCGCATCGTGGCGGGGGAAATCCTGTTCAATGGGCAGGATTTGACCCGTCTTCCGGAAAAGCAGCTGCAGCATATACGCGGCAATCGCATCGCCATGATTTTCCAGGATCCGATGATGACATTGAATCCTGTATTGCGCGTGGATGTGCAGATGATTGAAACCGTGCAGGCGCACAGCAAGGTCGGCAAAGCGCAGGCGCGCGAGCTCGCCCGGGACACGCTGGGGATGATGGGGATTTCAAGTCCCGAAGAACGCCTGATGGCGTATCCGCATCAATTGTCCGGTGGCATGCGCCAGCGCGTGGCCATCGCCATTGCCTTGCTGCATAAGCCTGAACTGATTATTGCCGACGAGCCCACGACCGCACTGGATGTGACTATTCAAGGCCAGATTCTGTCGGAAGTCCAGAACCTGACTCGACGCAACGGAACCGCGCTGATCTGGATTACGCATGATCTGTCGGTGGTGGCGGGCCTGGCCGACGAGATAGCCGTGATGTATGCCGGACGCATTGTTGAACAGGGATCAGTCGCCGAAGTGCTGGATCATTCTTTGCATCCCTATACCTTGGGGCTGCTCAATAGCCTGCCCAGCAACAACCGGCACGGACAGCGTCTGAATCAAATTCCGGGCATGACACCGGATTTGCTGGCTTTGCCCGCCGGATGCGCCTTTTCCAATCGTTGCGCGCGCAGGACCGAGGCCTGTGGCCAGCCTCCGGCATTGACGACTTTTTCCAGGGGCCGCGCGGTTCGCTGTTTTCACCCCAGCTCGCATGAGGTGGGCGCATGA